In one window of Cellulophaga sp. HaHa_2_95 DNA:
- a CDS encoding polyribonucleotide nucleotidyltransferase, which yields MIPKVFKEVIDLGDGREISIETGKLAKQAHGSVVVQSGNCMLLCTVVSNYKQSDVDFLPLTVDYREKFAAAGRYPGGFFKREARPSDGEVLTMRLVDRVLRPLFPKDYHAETQVMIQLMSHDENVMPEAMAGLAASAAIQLSDFPFECAISEARVGRINGEFVINPTRAQLEESDLEMMIGASADSVMMVEGEMDEISEEEMADAIKFAHEAIKVQIAAQLRLAEAFGKKETREYATAEVNEDLQKRIHDLAYDKCYAIAKKGTSKAERSAAFAEVKEEVKASFTEEEMEEFGHLVSGYYSKAEKEAVRELTLSEGLRLDGRKTDEIRPIWCEVDYLPSTHGSSIFTRGETQALATVTLGTSRDANKIDMPSYEGEENFYLHYNFPPFCTGEARPLRGTSRREVGHGNLAQRGLKGMIPADCPYTVRVVSEVLESNGSSSMATVCAGTMALMDAGVKMKRPVSGIAMGLISDGDRYAVLSDILGDEDHLGDMDFKVTGTSEGITACQMDIKIKGLSYEILVNALKQAREGRLHILGKITDTISAPAEDVKSHAPKMVTRRIPNEFIGALIGPGGKVIQEMQKETGTTIVINEDPVTEEGIVEILGVGQEGIDAVLAKIDAILFKPELGKSYEVKVIKMLDFGAVVEYAAAPGNEVLLHVSELAWERTENVSDVVNMGDVFEVKYFGVDPKTRKEKVSRKALLPKPEGYVARPPRDDKRSGGRDNRGRDNRGRDDRKPREDKKED from the coding sequence ATGATTCCAAAAGTATTTAAGGAGGTTATAGACCTTGGGGACGGTAGAGAAATTTCTATCGAAACCGGAAAATTAGCAAAACAGGCACACGGTTCTGTTGTTGTTCAATCAGGAAACTGTATGTTATTATGTACAGTAGTTTCCAATTACAAACAAAGTGATGTGGACTTTCTTCCACTAACTGTAGATTACAGAGAAAAATTTGCTGCTGCAGGTCGTTACCCAGGTGGGTTTTTCAAAAGAGAAGCAAGACCTAGTGATGGCGAGGTATTAACCATGCGTTTAGTAGACCGTGTTTTACGCCCATTATTCCCAAAAGATTATCATGCAGAAACACAAGTTATGATTCAGTTAATGTCTCATGATGAAAATGTTATGCCTGAAGCTATGGCTGGTTTAGCTGCTTCTGCTGCTATCCAATTATCAGATTTCCCATTTGAATGCGCTATCTCTGAAGCAAGAGTTGGTCGTATTAATGGCGAATTCGTAATCAATCCTACAAGAGCACAATTAGAAGAATCTGACTTAGAGATGATGATTGGTGCTTCTGCCGATTCAGTCATGATGGTTGAAGGTGAGATGGATGAAATTTCTGAAGAAGAAATGGCTGATGCCATCAAATTTGCTCACGAAGCAATTAAAGTTCAAATTGCTGCGCAGTTACGTTTAGCTGAAGCTTTTGGCAAAAAAGAAACTCGTGAATATGCAACTGCTGAAGTAAATGAGGATTTACAAAAAAGAATACACGATTTAGCATACGATAAATGTTACGCTATTGCTAAGAAGGGAACTTCTAAGGCTGAACGTAGTGCTGCATTCGCTGAAGTAAAAGAAGAAGTAAAAGCTTCTTTTACCGAAGAAGAAATGGAAGAATTTGGTCACCTTGTTAGCGGGTACTACAGCAAAGCAGAAAAAGAAGCCGTTCGTGAATTAACATTAAGCGAAGGCTTACGTTTAGATGGTCGTAAGACTGATGAAATTAGACCAATCTGGTGTGAGGTAGATTACTTACCATCTACACACGGTTCTTCTATTTTTACGCGTGGAGAAACACAAGCATTAGCTACTGTAACTTTAGGTACTTCTAGAGATGCTAACAAAATAGATATGCCATCTTACGAAGGCGAAGAAAATTTCTATTTACATTATAACTTCCCTCCTTTTTGTACAGGTGAAGCTAGACCACTAAGAGGAACTTCTAGAAGAGAAGTTGGTCATGGTAACTTAGCGCAACGTGGTTTAAAAGGAATGATTCCTGCAGATTGTCCTTATACAGTACGTGTAGTTTCGGAAGTATTAGAATCTAACGGTTCTTCTTCTATGGCAACAGTTTGTGCAGGTACTATGGCTTTAATGGATGCTGGTGTTAAAATGAAGCGTCCTGTTTCTGGTATTGCTATGGGATTAATTTCTGATGGTGACCGTTATGCTGTATTGTCTGATATATTAGGTGATGAAGATCACTTAGGAGATATGGACTTTAAAGTAACTGGAACTTCTGAAGGAATTACCGCTTGCCAAATGGATATTAAAATTAAAGGATTATCATACGAAATTTTAGTGAATGCACTAAAACAAGCACGTGAAGGTCGTTTACATATTTTAGGTAAAATTACGGATACTATTTCTGCTCCAGCTGAAGATGTTAAATCTCACGCTCCAAAAATGGTTACTAGACGTATTCCTAACGAATTCATTGGTGCTTTAATTGGTCCTGGTGGAAAAGTTATTCAGGAAATGCAAAAGGAAACTGGAACAACTATCGTTATCAACGAAGATCCTGTTACTGAAGAAGGTATTGTTGAGATTCTAGGTGTAGGTCAAGAGGGTATTGATGCTGTTTTAGCTAAAATAGATGCTATCTTATTTAAGCCTGAACTTGGTAAATCTTACGAAGTAAAAGTAATTAAAATGTTAGATTTTGGTGCTGTCGTAGAATATGCCGCTGCTCCAGGAAACGAAGTTTTATTACACGTATCTGAACTAGCTTGGGAACGTACAGAAAATGTTTCTGACGTTGTTAATATGGGCGATGTTTTTGAAGTG
- the accD gene encoding acetyl-CoA carboxylase, carboxyltransferase subunit beta produces the protein MSSWFKRKEKGIQTATEQKKDTPKGLWYKSPTGKIVEADELAKNFYVSPEDDYHVRIGSKEYFEILFDDNKFKELDIKLTSKDPLKFEDTKKYADRLKAAQAKTGLHDAVRTAIGKSYGKDMVVSCMDFAFIGGSMGSVVGEKIARGIDYAIKKKVPFVMISKSGGARMMEAALSLMQLAKTSAKLAQLAEAGLPYISLCTDPTTGGTTASYAMLGDINISEPGALIGFAGPRVVKEATGKELPEGFQTAEFVMEHGFLDFIVHRKNLKKKINLYIDLIENNPVRVEAAKSA, from the coding sequence ATGTCGTCTTGGTTTAAAAGAAAAGAAAAAGGAATACAAACCGCAACGGAGCAAAAAAAAGACACCCCAAAAGGGTTGTGGTACAAATCACCTACAGGTAAAATAGTGGAAGCTGATGAATTAGCTAAAAACTTTTATGTAAGTCCTGAAGATGATTACCATGTAAGAATAGGAAGTAAAGAATATTTTGAAATTCTATTTGATGACAATAAATTCAAAGAATTAGATATTAAGCTAACTTCTAAAGATCCTTTAAAGTTTGAAGACACTAAAAAGTATGCAGACCGTTTAAAAGCTGCTCAAGCTAAAACAGGTTTACATGATGCTGTACGAACCGCTATAGGTAAATCTTATGGAAAAGACATGGTCGTTTCTTGTATGGATTTTGCTTTTATCGGAGGTTCTATGGGTAGTGTTGTTGGAGAAAAAATTGCTCGTGGTATTGATTATGCCATCAAAAAGAAAGTACCATTTGTAATGATTTCAAAATCTGGTGGTGCACGTATGATGGAGGCAGCACTCTCTTTAATGCAATTAGCAAAAACATCTGCAAAATTAGCGCAGTTAGCAGAAGCTGGTTTACCTTACATATCATTATGTACAGACCCAACTACTGGAGGAACTACTGCTTCTTATGCCATGCTTGGTGATATTAATATTTCTGAGCCAGGTGCTTTAATTGGTTTTGCAGGTCCTAGAGTTGTTAAAGAAGCCACGGGAAAAGAATTGCCCGAAGGATTCCAAACGGCAGAATTTGTAATGGAACATGGCTTTTTAGATTTTATCGTGCATAGAAAAAACTTAAAAAAGAAGATTAATCTTTACATTGATTTAATTGAAAACAATCCGGTACGTGTAGAAGCAGCTAAATCTGCTTAA
- the rpsO gene encoding 30S ribosomal protein S15: MYLTKEVKADIFKKHGGEEKNTGSAEGQIALFTHRINHLTEHLKRNRKDFNTERSLVKLVGKRRSLLDYLIKKDIVRYREIIKELGIRK; this comes from the coding sequence ATGTATTTAACAAAAGAAGTAAAGGCTGACATTTTTAAAAAACACGGTGGTGAAGAAAAAAACACTGGTTCTGCTGAAGGGCAAATCGCATTGTTTACACACCGTATCAATCACTTAACTGAGCATTTGAAGAGAAATCGTAAAGATTTCAACACAGAGCGTTCATTAGTAAAATTGGTAGGTAAAAGAAGAAGCTTACTTGATTACTTAATTAAGAAAGATATTGTAAGATATCGTGAAATAATTAAAGAATTAGGTATTAGAAAATAA